The Prodigiosinella aquatilis region CTATAAAGTGTATGGGGAAGGGTTATGAAATGCCGAATTAGAATGATAAGTTCCGTAATGGAATAACGAGTTATTAAAAACAGAACAAAAAGCCTAATAACTGTTTATATTATCCCTTAATTACACTGCATTTATTGTTGAACAATATAGCATTTTTCTGATTCAACATTTTTCACGCTTACATCAAAAACAGTGTGCGTTTATTTACATCAAAATAGATCTCCGCTTTCACGGAGATCACGGAAACAGCAAGAATCACCACATAAAAGTGATTACTACAACAAAAAGATTAACCGTCAAAAGCACATTTACTGACAACAGTAGTCAAGCCGAGATAGCGTTCAGCCTTCGTGCAGCCCGCACTCTCGCTTAAGGCCGAAAAAACGGGTTTCCTCTTCACTCATACCTGGCTCCCATTTACGAGTAGTATGTGTATCGCCTACCGACAAATAGCCTTGATCCCACAGCGGATGATAGCTCAGGTCGTTTTCTTTCAGATACTGATAAACTTGCCGATTATCCCAGTCAATAATCGGCAAGAGCTTGAACACACCACGCTGCACCGCCAATACCGGTAGATGACCACGACTGCCAGACTGCTCACGACGCAACCCGGCAAACCAGCTCTGCGCCTGTAGTTCCTTAAGGGCACGATTCATCGGTTCAACCTTGTTGATGTGATTATACTGCTCAATACCTTTCACACCCTGCTCCCACAGTTTGCCATAGCGAGCTTCCTGCCAGGCTGGAGAGAATTCCGCACGATAGACATGCAGATTCAGATTGAGCCGCTCCGTCAGGTTATCGATAAACTGATAGGTTTCCGGAAACAGGTACCCGGTATCCGTCAGGATAACCGGGATATCTGGACGCTGCTGAGTCACCAGATGCAGACACACTGCCGCCTGAATGCCAAAACTGGAGGAGAGCACAAAATTACCCGGCAGATTTTCCAGTGCCCAGGCTACTCGCTCATGTGCCGATAGTAATTCAAGTTGGCCGTTTATCACCACCAACGCGGCAGACTGTTCCGAATGTGGCAAAACGTTAAGCGCCGCCAGATCAAACGTAGACATCAGGCTCTCCTGTCAGTCATAAAAATCACGAGCTGGGTCCAGCACCGGTTTAACAATGTTGGTGCGGATCGTAAAATCGCCGAAGCCTTCCCTGTCATGACGCTCTTTGGCCCAACGGCCAATCAATTGATCAATATCACTGAGGATTTCCGCTTCGGTAATATTCTCCCGATACATACGTGGAATTCGCGTACCTTCCCGATTCCCACCAATATGCAGGTTATAACGGCCAATCGCTTTACCCACCAGTCCAATTTCCGCCAGTAAAGAACGACCACAGCCATTGGGGCAGCCAGTTACCCGCAAAACGATATGTTCATCAGCCACACCATGTTGCTGCATTACCGCTTCCACTTTAGTGACAAACTCGGGAAGGAAACGTTCAGCTTCCGCCATCGCCAGCGGGCAGGTTGGCAGCGACACGCACGCCATTGAATTCTTACGCTGCTCACTGATCGCATCATCCATCAGCCCATATTGCCGGGCTAATGTTTCAATGCTGGCCTTATCCCGTGACAATACACCAGCCACAATCAGATTCTGATTGGCTGTCAGACGAAAATCTCCCTTATGAATTTTGGCAATCTCGGCGATACCGGTTTTCAGCGGACGTCCCGGATAATCCAGGATGCGGCCATTCTCAATAAACAGTGTTAAATGCCATTTATTGTCAATACCTTTTGTCCAGCCGATACGATCACCACGTCCGGTGAATTCATACGGACGTACCGTTCCGAACATTACACCCGACCGACGCTCTACTTCTTGTTTGAAAATATCTACGCCAACCCGCTCCAGAGTGTATTTGGTTTTGGCGTTTTTACGATTAGTGCGATTGCCCCAGTCACGTTGAGTGGTTACCACAGCTTCAGCCACCGCCAACGTCTGCTCCACAGGGATGTAACCCAGTTCGCTGGCGGTACGCGGATAGGTCGCTTTATCACCGTGAGCGATGGATAATCCCCCGCCCACCAGTACGTTAAAGCCCACCAGGCGACCATTGTCGGCAATAGCAACGAAGTTCAGGTCGTTAGCATGCAGATCCACATCATTCTGTGGTGGAATGACTACCGTGGTTTTAAATTTACGCGGCAAATAAGCCGGACCGAGAATCGGCTCTTCGTCCGTAGTGGCTACTTTTTCCTGATCGAGCCAAATTTCAGCATAGGCGCGAGTACGCGGTAACAGATGCTCTGAGATCTTTTTCGCCCATTCATAAGCCTGCTGGTGCAGTTCAGACTCTACCGGGTTAGAGGTACACAATACATTACGGTTAACATCATTGGCGGTAGCCAGTGAATCCAGCCCCACATCGTGTAATACCTGGTGAGCCGATTTCAACTTCGATTTCAGAATACCGTGAAACTGAAACGTCTGCCGGTTAGTGATACGAATGCTACCGTACAGCGTCTCCTCCGCAGCAAATTTATCAATGCCCAGCCACTGCTCAGGCGTCATTACCCCACCGGGTAGACGGCAACGCAGCATCATGGCATGCCGTGGTTCCAGTTTCTGTTCAGCCCGCTCGGCACGAATATCACGGTCATCCTGCTGATACATACCATGAAAACGGATCAGCAAAAAATTATCGCCGTTAAAACCGCCAGTCAGGCCGTCGTTTAAATCTTCAGCTATGGTGCCACGCAGAAAATTACTTTCCAGCTTCAGACGTTCGGCATCAGCCAGTTTACCTTCTACCACCAGAGGGCCAGGATGTTTATCGCTCATTAGTACACATCTCGCTGATAACGCCGCTCAAGGCGCAGTTCACTTAAAAATTCATCTGCCAGCTCGGTATCCATGCCACCGTGTGCCGCCACCACATCCAATAATGCCCTTTCGACATCTTTCGCCATATGATTAGCATCGCCACAAACGTAAATATGTGCACCATCCTGAATCCAGCGCCACACTTCAGCGCCTTTTTCGCGGATCCGGTCCTGCACATAAATTTTGTGCGGCTGATCACGTGACCAGGCTAGATCGACATCGGTCAGCAAGCCATCTTTCACATAGCGTTGCCACTCCACCTGATACAGAAAATCTTCGGTAAAGTGCGGGTTACCAAAAAACAGCCAGTTTTTACCCTTGGCACCCGCGGCTTCCCGTTGTTGCATAAAGGCACGAAATGGTGCAATTCCGGTTCCGGGGCCAATCATGATAACGGGTACCTCTGGATTGGTTGGCAGACGGAAATTGTCATTGCGTTCAATGAAAACACGTATTTCGTCATCTTCACCAAGCCGATCTGCCAGATAACCAGAAGCACCACCTATGCGGTGACGCCCTTCATAATCATAGCGAACTACCCCAACGGTGATATGTGCTTCATTGCCAACCTCTTCCTGTGAAGAAGCGATAGAGTACAAGCGTGGCGTCAATGGACGCAGTAACGCTATTAACTGCTCTGCCGTTAGTTCTGTCGGGGCTTCGCGTACCATATCAACCAGCGGCGTCTGCTGTGCGTACTGTTGTAGCACGGCCTTTTCCGCCACCAGTCCCAACAGTTTTTCACTACGTGACCAGGCGGCATATTTTTCCACAATCGGTGCCGTGTTCTGGGTCAATTCAAAATGACAACGCAACGCTTGCGATAACGGCACGGTCTCCCCCGACACCACCACGGGTTCGTCACCTTTCAACCACAGTAAATCCAATAATTCCTGCACCAGCGCCGGATCATTTTCATACCAGACACCGAGGGCATCACCAGGCTGATAACGCAACCCGGATTCCCCCAAATCGATTTCGATATGGCGGATATCCTTTTCAGAAGCGCGCCCAGTAATGACTTGATTCACCGACAAAGAGGCCACCAGCGGTGCCTCCTTGGTATATGGGCTACTGACAATAGTATTAGCCGTTGAACTGACTGCTGTCGGCGCGGTTACCCTGCTCTGAGCCGACAATCGAGGCTGAATCGTGTCCACCAACTGGCGACGCCACTGCTCCGCCTGCGACTGATATTCCATATCCGCATCAACACGCTCCAACAAACGCTCGGCACCCAGTTCCGCCAAACGGCGGTCGAAATCTTTGCCAGCCTTGCTGAAAAATTCATAAGACGTATCGCCCAGACCAAATACCGCAAACGCTGTACCGGTAAGTTGGGGAGCTTTTTTCGAAAACAAAAATTTATACAACCCCACCGCCTCTTCCGGCGGTTCTCCTTCACCCTGGGTAGACGTTACCAACAGCAGCAGCGTTTCCTGCGCAATCTGTTTGAATTTGTAATCACCGGCATTGACCAGCGTCACCGGCAGGTTGGCGGCCAATAAATCATCGCGCACCTGTTCAGCCACGCGTCGGGCATTACCTGTCTGAGAAGCTGAAATCAGCGTGATTATCTGCGGTGGTGCGGAAGCAATAGTCGCACTGTTCGTAATATCCGTTGTTGTCACTCCGGATTGCTGCTGCGCTATCCCCCAAAAATAACCGGACAACCAGGACAGTTGCATTGGTGATAAATCACCAGTTGCCGCCTGCAAGCGCGAAAGTTGCTCCGTACTCAACGGGAGCAACGAAGTCGGGGAAACCGAAGTTGTCATCGTGATATCTGTATCCTTGTTCTGGTCGGCCGGCACTCATGCAGATTGAGCGAGATAAAAATCGAATAGGGTATAAGGTAACCATCCGCATGGTAACAATTAAAGAAATGATGGACATATCAAATAACCAAAACGACTAAATGGTTTTTTTGATAGAAACTACCACTAAAAGTGGTATGTCGCATCCATAGCAAAATATCTCATTCATACTTTAGCTACAGAAAATATGCCTCTATGTTCACAATTAAGCAGTGAAAATCACTATTCACGCTTACTTACTGGGGAGAAATAGCACAACAGACAACTTTCCGGTAGTATGCGTCGGTTTTTCAGGCCATAAGAGATTTACCGCCATGCCAACCACACTGTTCAAAGATTTTCAGTTTGAAGCTGCACATCGTCTTCCCCATGTTCCTGCCGGACACAAATGCGGCCGCCTGCATGGACACTCATTTATCGTCCGACTGGAAATTACTGGCGAAGTCGGCGCGTATACCGGCTGGGTAATGGATTTCGCCGAGCTGAAAGCAGCATTTAAACCAGTATGGGAACAGTTGGATCACCACTATCTGAATGAGATTCCCGGTCTGGAAAACCCGACCAGTGAAGTATTGGCCCAGTGGATCTGGCAGCAGATGAAATCATCACTGCCGGAACTGAGTGCAGTCATGGTTAAAGAAACCTGCACCGCGGGCTGTATCTATCGGGGTGAAGGCATCAATAACGCCTGAATCCGGGCATCAGGCAATATTGAGATATTTGTGGGTCTGCATCGATAACCGCCAGTTGCGGGCAATACAGGTTTCAATGCACAGCCGGGTAGCATCCTCTTTCTGACTAATGGGCTGCAAAGCGACAATACGGGATTTATCGTCAGTCAGGCGGGCCAGCAGTATATCCAGCGCGGCGATATCCCGCTCCCGCGCGACTGGATGTTTGATTTCATCGGCACGCAGCAACGCCTGATCGATAACCACCATACCACCGCGCATATTCACTTTCGGCGAGACAGTGACCCAACATTTCGGCGAACAGCGCACTTCGTGTGTGCCGCTGGTTTCAATCTGTGTGCTGAATCCCTGCCGCTCCAACGCTTGTGTCAGCGGTGTCAGATCGTGGATACAGGGTTCTCCGCCGGTAATCACCACATGCCGAGCGGTATAGCCCAGTTTACTGATCTGTAACAGGATATCATTCACGCTGGCTTCACCCCAGGCGTCACTCTCCTGGGTTTTTACCAAGACTTCATCCAGCGGAATCTGTCGAACCGCCAACATATCCCAGGTATGTTTGGTATCACACCAACTGCACCCCACCGGGCAGCCCTGTAGACGGATGAATACCGCTGGCACACCAGTAAAGTAACCTTCACCCTGTAGGGTCTGGAACATTTCGTTAATCGGGTACAGCATCGTGTTTCATTATTCCTTCTGGCTAAATCCGCATTATCACCGATAGCGGATAACAATCATAAAAAAACGGGCTTCCAACCACGAAAGCCCGTACAGAATAAGCCATGAGCCCAATTATAAATACACACGCAAATATTCAGACAGA contains the following coding sequences:
- the cysH gene encoding phosphoadenosine phosphosulfate reductase, whose translation is MSTFDLAALNVLPHSEQSAALVVINGQLELLSAHERVAWALENLPGNFVLSSSFGIQAAVCLHLVTQQRPDIPVILTDTGYLFPETYQFIDNLTERLNLNLHVYRAEFSPAWQEARYGKLWEQGVKGIEQYNHINKVEPMNRALKELQAQSWFAGLRREQSGSRGHLPVLAVQRGVFKLLPIIDWDNRQVYQYLKENDLSYHPLWDQGYLSVGDTHTTRKWEPGMSEEETRFFGLKRECGLHEG
- the cysI gene encoding assimilatory sulfite reductase (NADPH) hemoprotein subunit; this encodes MSDKHPGPLVVEGKLADAERLKLESNFLRGTIAEDLNDGLTGGFNGDNFLLIRFHGMYQQDDRDIRAERAEQKLEPRHAMMLRCRLPGGVMTPEQWLGIDKFAAEETLYGSIRITNRQTFQFHGILKSKLKSAHQVLHDVGLDSLATANDVNRNVLCTSNPVESELHQQAYEWAKKISEHLLPRTRAYAEIWLDQEKVATTDEEPILGPAYLPRKFKTTVVIPPQNDVDLHANDLNFVAIADNGRLVGFNVLVGGGLSIAHGDKATYPRTASELGYIPVEQTLAVAEAVVTTQRDWGNRTNRKNAKTKYTLERVGVDIFKQEVERRSGVMFGTVRPYEFTGRGDRIGWTKGIDNKWHLTLFIENGRILDYPGRPLKTGIAEIAKIHKGDFRLTANQNLIVAGVLSRDKASIETLARQYGLMDDAISEQRKNSMACVSLPTCPLAMAEAERFLPEFVTKVEAVMQQHGVADEHIVLRVTGCPNGCGRSLLAEIGLVGKAIGRYNLHIGGNREGTRIPRMYRENITEAEILSDIDQLIGRWAKERHDREGFGDFTIRTNIVKPVLDPARDFYD
- the cysJ gene encoding NADPH-dependent assimilatory sulfite reductase flavoprotein subunit; translated protein: MTTSVSPTSLLPLSTEQLSRLQAATGDLSPMQLSWLSGYFWGIAQQQSGVTTTDITNSATIASAPPQIITLISASQTGNARRVAEQVRDDLLAANLPVTLVNAGDYKFKQIAQETLLLLVTSTQGEGEPPEEAVGLYKFLFSKKAPQLTGTAFAVFGLGDTSYEFFSKAGKDFDRRLAELGAERLLERVDADMEYQSQAEQWRRQLVDTIQPRLSAQSRVTAPTAVSSTANTIVSSPYTKEAPLVASLSVNQVITGRASEKDIRHIEIDLGESGLRYQPGDALGVWYENDPALVQELLDLLWLKGDEPVVVSGETVPLSQALRCHFELTQNTAPIVEKYAAWSRSEKLLGLVAEKAVLQQYAQQTPLVDMVREAPTELTAEQLIALLRPLTPRLYSIASSQEEVGNEAHITVGVVRYDYEGRHRIGGASGYLADRLGEDDEIRVFIERNDNFRLPTNPEVPVIMIGPGTGIAPFRAFMQQREAAGAKGKNWLFFGNPHFTEDFLYQVEWQRYVKDGLLTDVDLAWSRDQPHKIYVQDRIREKGAEVWRWIQDGAHIYVCGDANHMAKDVERALLDVVAAHGGMDTELADEFLSELRLERRYQRDVY
- the queD gene encoding 6-carboxytetrahydropterin synthase QueD, whose product is MPTTLFKDFQFEAAHRLPHVPAGHKCGRLHGHSFIVRLEITGEVGAYTGWVMDFAELKAAFKPVWEQLDHHYLNEIPGLENPTSEVLAQWIWQQMKSSLPELSAVMVKETCTAGCIYRGEGINNA
- the queE gene encoding 7-carboxy-7-deazaguanine synthase QueE; translated protein: MLYPINEMFQTLQGEGYFTGVPAVFIRLQGCPVGCSWCDTKHTWDMLAVRQIPLDEVLVKTQESDAWGEASVNDILLQISKLGYTARHVVITGGEPCIHDLTPLTQALERQGFSTQIETSGTHEVRCSPKCWVTVSPKVNMRGGMVVIDQALLRADEIKHPVARERDIAALDILLARLTDDKSRIVALQPISQKEDATRLCIETCIARNWRLSMQTHKYLNIA